The genomic interval TCGAGGAGGTCGAAGCCGGCGCGGGCGGCGGCCTCGGCGGAGCGGACGAAGTGCTCGCGTATCCCGGCCATGGCCGTGGTGGTGAGGGCCCGGGGCGGCCGGCTCAGGCCGGGCTTGTAGGGCAGTGGTGAGGGGGCGACGACGGGCCAGTTGCCGCTGGGGAGCGGTTCGTCGATGCCCTCCCACTGGCGCCGGGTCGAGCCCTTGCGGCCGGAGTGGCCGAGCTGGACGCCGAGGGCCGTACCGGGCGCCTGGGCGTGGACGAAGTCGGTGACACGGCGCCAGGCGCTCTCGTGCTCCGGCGCGTACAGGCCCGCGCAGCCGGGGGTGATCCGGCCCTGGGCGCTCACGCAGACCATCTCGGTCATGACGAGCCCGGCGCCGCCGAGCGCGCGGGCGCCGAGGTGGACGAGGTGGAAGTCGCCGGGGGTGCCGTCGACGGCCGAGTACATGTCCATCGGGGAGACCACGACGCGGTTGCGCAGGGTCAGGCCGCGCAGCCGGAAGGGCGTGAACATGGGCGGGGTGCCGGGCGGGACGCCGGCTTCCGCCTCGACGGAGGCGACGAAGTCCGGGTCGCGCAACCGGAGGTTGTCGTGGGTGACGCGGCGGCTGCGGGTGAGGAGGTCGAAGGCGAAGCGGCGCGGCGGGCCGCCCGTGTGGAAGGAGAGGTCCTCGAACCACTCCAGGCTGGCGCGGGCGGCCCGCTGGGTGGACTCGACCACCGGGCGCCGCTCGGCCTCGTACGCGGCGAGGGCCTCGGGGACGGCGGTCGCCTCCCGGAGGTGGCCGGCGAGCGCGAGGGCGTCCTCGACGGCGAGCTTGGTGCCGGAGCCTATGGAGAAGTGGGCGGTGTGCGCGGCGTCGCCGAGCAGGACGGTGTTGCCGTGGGACCAGTGGGCGTTGACGACGGTGCGGAAGGCGGTCCAGGTGGAGCGGTTGGAGCGCAGGGGGCGGCCGCCGAGGGCCTCGGTGAAGTACTTGCCGCACGCCGCCACGGAGGCGGCCTCGTCGCACGTGTCGAGCCCGGCGCGGCGCCACACCTCCTCGCGCATCTCGACGACGACCGTGCTGGCGCCCTCGGACGGGTCCGCCGAGGGGCGGGAGTAGGGGTAGCCGTGGAGCTGCATGAGGCCGTGCTCGGTCTCGGCGATGTCGAAGCGGAAGGCGTCGAACGCGAAGTCGGCGGAGAGCCAGATGTACCGGCAGCGATGCGTGGTGAGGGTGGGGCGGAAGTGGTCCCGGTGGGCGTCACGGGTGCGGCTGTGGACGCCGTCGGCGGCGATG from Streptomyces albireticuli carries:
- a CDS encoding bifunctional salicylyl-CoA 5-hydroxylase/oxidoreductase, giving the protein MTAVAPPGRAPVARRVAVIGGGPGGLYAAALLKRHAPAREITLWERNAPDDTFGFGVVLSDETLGGIESADPDVYAALRREFVRWDEIDVVHRGTTLRSGGHGFAALGRRRLLALLHERCRELGVDLRFRAEAPPAAELARSYDLVIAADGVHSRTRDAHRDHFRPTLTTHRCRYIWLSADFAFDAFRFDIAETEHGLMQLHGYPYSRPSADPSEGASTVVVEMREEVWRRAGLDTCDEAASVAACGKYFTEALGGRPLRSNRSTWTAFRTVVNAHWSHGNTVLLGDAAHTAHFSIGSGTKLAVEDALALAGHLREATAVPEALAAYEAERRPVVESTQRAARASLEWFEDLSFHTGGPPRRFAFDLLTRSRRVTHDNLRLRDPDFVASVEAEAGVPPGTPPMFTPFRLRGLTLRNRVVVSPMDMYSAVDGTPGDFHLVHLGARALGGAGLVMTEMVCVSAQGRITPGCAGLYAPEHESAWRRVTDFVHAQAPGTALGVQLGHSGRKGSTRRQWEGIDEPLPSGNWPVVAPSPLPYKPGLSRPPRALTTTAMAGIREHFVRSAEAAARAGFDLLELHCAHGYLLSSFLSPLTNHRTDAYGGDLAGRLRYPLEVFDAVRAVWPADRPMTVRISATDWADGGTTEEDAVAIARAFAAHGADALDVSTGQVVPHERPAYGRSYQTPFADRVRHEAGVPVIAVGAISSWDDVNSLILAGRADLCALARPHLYDPHWTLHAAADQGYTGPGAPWPAPYRAGSRKPPTGRRA